The Pithys albifrons albifrons isolate INPA30051 chromosome 23, PitAlb_v1, whole genome shotgun sequence genome contains a region encoding:
- the DIXDC1 gene encoding dixin isoform X3: protein MLACLARGNLLDILQEGFTEQQLQAYVAWVNSQLKKKPTVKPVQDLRQDLRDGVTLALLIEIVAGEKLSGIEVNPASQQEMRENVEKVLQFVASKKIRMHQTSAKDIVEGNLKSTMRLILALAAHFKPGSGRAVGGSGAGTVGKGWAVPLGSHRPRSAAAMAQGAVAALADVRQDVLHSGRELLRHRHRNSSMDEEIENPYWSVRALVQQYEGQQNVPLEPHSSSLTSPSPVHSAKSESSVAPSEEKERLVILQTEEPETKTEEADSHFQPEWQAGNSGSYLENSWEEQLLEQQDHLEKEMEEAKKMISGLQALLLNGSLPEDEQEGSFELSERGACPEEQLIIIRSRLDQSVEENQDLKKELLKYKQEARNLQGIKDALQQRLLQQDAAVLQLKQELLRANMDKEELHNQNVDLQRKVEERNRLLAEYKKELCQKDRHLQQHQSKLDEMLRQLSEASYQQVDLERELEHKEALLAHCMKREAEEVMAYGSHSAQSNGFLQTAGKGAAPTAHRGTSDLQLVRDALRSLRNSFSGHDPQHHTIDSLEQGIASLMERLHRLETQKRQERRIRGKSPASRAANECRDSWPPKSS from the exons CAACAGCTCCAGGCATATGTGGCCTGGGTGAATTCCCAGCTGAAGAAGAAGCCAACAGTGAAGCCAGTCCAAGACCTGAGACAAGATCTGCGGGATGGAGTCACTCTTGCTCTGCTCATTGAGATTGTAG CTGGTGAGAAGCTCAGTGGCATTGAGGTCAACCCCGCCAGCCagcaggagatgagggaaaatGTGGAGAAAGTCTTGCAGTTTGTGGCCTCAAAAAAGATCCGCATGCACCAGACATCAGCAAAAG ACATCGTTGAAGGCAACCTCAAGTCCACCATGAGGCTGATCCTGGCCTTGGCCGCTCACTTCAAGCCAGGCTCGGGGCGAGCCGTGGGTGGCAGCGGGGCTGGCACGGTGGgcaagggctgggcagtgcccctgGGCAGCCACAGGCCCCGCTCTGCCGCTGCCATGGCCCAGGGGGCAGTGGCTGCCCTGGCTGATGTCCGGCAGGACGTGCTGCACTCCGGCCGTGAGCTGCTCCGCCACAGGCACAG AAACAGCAGCATGGATGAGGAGATTGAAAATCCCTACTGGAGTGTCCGGGCACTGGTGCAGCAATATGAGGGGCAGCAGAACGTGCCCCTGGAGCCCCACTCCTCCAG CCTCACATCACCCAGTCCAGTCCACAGTGCAAAGAGTGAATCCAGTGTAGCCCCatcagaggagaaggaaaggcttGTGATCCTCCAAACTGAAGAACCAGAAACTAAAACAG AAGAGGCTGATTCCCACTTCCAGCCCGAGTGGCAAGCAGGGAACTCTGGGTCCTACTTGGAGAATTCATGGGAGGAGCAGCTTTTGGAACAACAGGACCACTTGGAAAAGGAGATGGAGGAAGCCAAGAAGATGATTTCGGGTTTGCAG GCTTTGCTGCTCAATGGGTCTCTACCTGAGGATGAGCAGGAAGGGTCCTTTGAGCTCAGTGAACGTGGAGcctgccctgaggagcagctg ATCATAATCCGAAGTCGCCTGGACCAGAGTGTGGAAGAAAATCAAGACTTAAAG aaggagctgctgaAATACAAACAAGAAGCTCGAAACCTCCAGGGGATAAAG GATGCCCTCCAGCAGAGGCTCCTTCAGCAGGATGCTGCAGTCCTCCAGCtaaagcaggagctgctcagagccaACATGGACAAGGAGGAGCTGCACAACCAGAAT GTTGATCTTCAGAGGAAGGTGGAGGAGAGGAACAGGCTCCTGGCAGAGTACAAA AAGGAGCTGTGCCAGAAGGACAggcacctgcagcagcaccagagcaAGCTGGATGAGATGCTCAGACAGCTCTCCGAGGCCAGCTACCAGCAG GTGGATTTGGAGCGGGAGCTGGAGCACAAGGAGGCCCTGCTGGCTCACTGCATGAAGAGGGAAGCTGAGGAG GTGATGGCTTATGGCAGCCACAGTGCCcagagcaatggctttctgcagacagcaggaaaaggagctgctcccacagcccacCGAGGG ACAAGCGACTTGCAGCTGGTTCGGGATGCCCTTCGCAGCCTCAGGAACAGCTTCAGCGGGCACGACCCGCAGCACCACACCATAGacagcctggagcagggcaTTGCCAGCCTCATGGAGCGCCTGCACCGCCTGGAGACGCAgaagaggcaggagaggagg ATCCGGGGGAAATCaccagccagcagagcagcaaacgAGTGCAGAGACTCCTGGCCTCCCAAATCCA
- the DIXDC1 gene encoding dixin isoform X5, with translation MLACLARGNLLDILQEGFTEQQLQAYVAWVNSQLKKKPTVKPVQDLRQDLRDGVTLALLIEIVAGEKLSGIEVNPASQQEMRENVEKVLQFVASKKIRMHQTSAKDIVEGNLKSTMRLILALAAHFKPGSGRAVGGSGAGTVGKGWAVPLGSHRPRSAAAMAQGAVAALADVRQDVLHSGRELLRHRHRNSSMDEEIENPYWSVRALVQQYEGQQNVPLEPHSSSDLARTSSPSSLAGAGALSLHR, from the exons CAACAGCTCCAGGCATATGTGGCCTGGGTGAATTCCCAGCTGAAGAAGAAGCCAACAGTGAAGCCAGTCCAAGACCTGAGACAAGATCTGCGGGATGGAGTCACTCTTGCTCTGCTCATTGAGATTGTAG CTGGTGAGAAGCTCAGTGGCATTGAGGTCAACCCCGCCAGCCagcaggagatgagggaaaatGTGGAGAAAGTCTTGCAGTTTGTGGCCTCAAAAAAGATCCGCATGCACCAGACATCAGCAAAAG ACATCGTTGAAGGCAACCTCAAGTCCACCATGAGGCTGATCCTGGCCTTGGCCGCTCACTTCAAGCCAGGCTCGGGGCGAGCCGTGGGTGGCAGCGGGGCTGGCACGGTGGgcaagggctgggcagtgcccctgGGCAGCCACAGGCCCCGCTCTGCCGCTGCCATGGCCCAGGGGGCAGTGGCTGCCCTGGCTGATGTCCGGCAGGACGTGCTGCACTCCGGCCGTGAGCTGCTCCGCCACAGGCACAG AAACAGCAGCATGGATGAGGAGATTGAAAATCCCTACTGGAGTGTCCGGGCACTGGTGCAGCAATATGAGGGGCAGCAGAACGTGCCCCTGGAGCCCCACTCCTCCAG CGATCTGGCTCGCACATCCTCCCCCAGTAGTTTGGCAGGAGCTGGCGCGCTCTCCCTGCATCGCTGA